The Aedes albopictus strain Foshan chromosome 2, AalbF5, whole genome shotgun sequence region TTTCATTGACATTTTCGTGAATGCAGCTGGAATCATCAACGAACAAAATCCTGAGCTGGTTGTGGCGGTTAATTTGGTAAAAACAGAACATTTTCAATTATGATaaaaaaatactgtaaaattgttttttttttatagaccGGAGTTATCAACAGTTCTCTTATAGCGTTGGACATAATGTCTCTGGAGAACGCAGGTCTCGGAGGATACATCGTCAACCTTGCCTCTACCGCAGGTCTGGAACCGTTCCCGTACTGTTCTGTATACACTTCCACGAAACATGCGATAGTTGGATTCACAAGAAGTTTAGGGGTATTAACACAACAATTTCTTATATTTCTGGTGGAATGTTGCATAAATTGCCCTACGTTACAGATCGATACCGTACTTGTAAAAACGGGAGTAAAGTTCATCACAATTTGCCCGGGTGCAACGGAAACTGCCCTTTTTCGACAGAATAATATGGGAAGCGTTTTCCTTCTACCGTGGATGGAAGATCCGGGGAAGCAGATGATGAGACAAATTCCAGTGCAAAGGTAATTGAATCGTTAGTGCTTCATAAGTCAGTACATTACTCCAATcgaaaaataaaaatcatctTTCCAGCCCAAGCACTGTCGGGGAGTGTGTCATCCGAGCTCTTGTCGAAGGTGAAACAGGATCCGTATGGATCTGTGCTGCCGGAAAGATTCAATGTGCAACACTGCCACTCAGTTGGAACGAGTGGAACAGCTCCCATGACGGCTGATTTGTTTTGTGTGAAATTATGTAAATCATTCAATTAAGTATGAACAACTCGTGAAAAaagtatacatatatatatatatattaattACTACACTAAATTCTACATTactgtaatagttatttatgtgacgagtttcaaaaagttgattttttcagcacgagtgctgaaaaaattgagttttgcaacgagttccatacaaaattttatgcaatgattttttcataatgcaactcatttgagttgcataatgttcataatgcaactcaaatgagttgcataatgaacattatgcaactatttttcattatgcaactcatttcagttgcataatgtacTGGTCCGGAAAAATAGATCATTATAATACTGAAATGAgtgatataaaattgaaattatga contains the following coding sequences:
- the LOC115257986 gene encoding alcohol dehydrogenase 1-like — its product is MSLKDKSAVVLGGLGGIGFEIGKHLLRNGISKLFLLDIVQNFDAEKRAELQSCNVEGVIFYKQCDIAKKDQMEKLLRSDVVQKLHFIDIFVNAAGIINEQNPELVVAVNLTGVINSSLIALDIMSLENAGLGGYIVNLASTAGLEPFPYCSVYTSTKHAIVGFTRSLGIDTVLVKTGVKFITICPGATETALFRQNNMGSVFLLPWMEDPGKQMMRQIPVQSPSTVGECVIRALVEGETGSVWICAAGKIQCATLPLSWNEWNSSHDG